The sequence AACTCCTGGCATGAATAAAGCTTAGACCCAATCTGATAGAGTTGTCCGCCTTGGGACATTACTGGCTTGAAAACGGTTTGTCCACTCTCCTCCTGGACTACAGACTGGTAGCTGGCATGTGACGGTTTGCTGCTGGCTTGTGCATCCTGTGGCTGAACATGTTGGAACATAGACTggtagctggcttgtgctgGTTGAAGCACACTGGGCTGGGCCACAGACTGGTAGCGGGCTTGTGCTGGTTTTAGGACACTGGACTGGGCCACAGACTGGTAGCGGGCTTGTGCTGGTTTTAGGACACTGGGCTGGGCCACAAATTGGTAGCGGGCTTGTACTGGTTTAAGCACACTGGGCTGGGCCACGGACTggtagctggcttgtgctgGTTGTTGGTCAGCAGGCTGGGCCACGGACTGGTAGCCAGCTTGTGCTGGTTGTTGGTCAGCAGGCTGGGCCACAGACTGGTAGCCAGCTTGTGCTGGCCGTTGGTCAGCAGGCTGGGCCACGGACTggtagctggcttgtgctgGTTGAAGCACACTGGGCTGGGCCACAGACTGGTAGCGGGCTTGTGCTGGTTTTAGGACACTGGGCTGGGCCACAGACTGGTAGCGGGCTTGTGCTGGTTTTAGGACACTGGGCTGGGCCACAGACTGGTAGCGGGCTTGTGCTGGTTTTAGGACACTGGGCTGGGCCACAAATTGGTAGCGGGCTTGTACTGGTTTAAGCACACTGGGCTGGGCCACGGACTggtagctggcttgtgctgGTTGTTGGTCAGCAGGCTGGGCCATGGACTggtagctggcttgtgctgGTTGTTGGTCTGCAGGCTGGGCCACGGACTggtagctggcttgtgctgGTTGTTGGTCAGCAGGCTGGGCCACGGACTGGTAGCCGGCTTGTGCTGGTTGTTGGTCTGCAGGCTGGGCCACGGACTGGTAGCCGGCTTGTGCTGGTTGTTGGTCTGCAGGCTGGGCCACGGACTGGTAACCGGCTTGTGCTGGTTGTTGGTCAGCAGGCTGGGCCACGGACTGGTAACCGGCTTGTGCTGGTTGTTGGTCAGCAGGCTGGGCCACGGACTGATAACCGGCTTGTGCTGGTTGTTGGTCAGCAGGCTGGGCCACGGACTGGTAGCCAGCTTGTGCTGGTTGAAGCACACTGGGCTGGGCCACAGACTGGTAACTGGCTTGTGCTGGTTTTAGGACACTGGGCCGGGCCACAGACTGGTAGCGGGCTTGTGCTGGTTTTAGGACACTGGGCTGGGCCACAGACTGGTAACTGGCTTGTGCTGGTTGCACCCTGGAGGTCTGGGCTGCAGACTGGCCACTGGCTTGCACTGGTTGACTGCTGGGCTGAGACAGAGACAGGTCAGAGACCTGTGGGAGTGGCTGGCTGCTGGGCTGAGCTACAGACTGGGAGCTAGCCTGCACTTCTTGCGGTCCACTGGGCTGAGCCACAGACTGAGAACTGGCTTGAGCTAGTTGTTGGCTGCTGGGCTGGACTACAGACAGGCCAAAAGCCTGTGGCTGGCTGCTTGGTTGAGCTATGGCTTCATTGATGGCTTGTACTGGTTGCTGGCCACTGGACTGGGAGAATGAGTTGCTGGCCTGTACTGCTTGTTGGCTGGAGGGCTGGGCTGCAGACTGGCCACTGACTTGCACTGGTGGTCTGCTTGGTTGAACTGCAACAATTGCTTGTACTGGTTGCTGGCCACTGGCCTGAACCATAGATTGGCCACTAGACTCAGCTAGTTGCTGGCTGACTAACAGACTTCCTCGTTGCACTATTTGGTAGCTGGGTTGCGATAATGACTCATTTGTCTGCAGAGGCATGAAAAAGCCAAAGCTTGGATTCTGAACTGGCTTGGAACCTGAAAGAAGCTTGGAATCAGTTTGCAAAGGTCTACCTCTCTGAGGCTTAAGCAGCAGTCTACGGTCTACTGCAGACTGGGAGCTGGCTTGGGCTAATTGTTGGCTACTGGACTGGGCCATGGTTTCAGAGCTTGTTTGTGCTTGTTGCTGACCACCAGACTGGGAGACAGACTGCCCTAGCTGTTGACTGATGGGCATTGCCACAGGCTCATTACTGGTTTGCAGTGGAATTTGGGACGCTAGCTGCACTGGCTTAGGAACAGAATTATCGCTTTGCTGCAATGGCATCAATACCGAGGAAGAATGCGAGACTCTGATGCCATGAACACTAGCTGACTGACTTAAACCATACCCTGACATGCCCATACTCACTGCACTACCCACAGAACCATCAATAAGACTGCCACTTCCAGCTGAAGCAACTTGAGATTCCTGAAGCTGGCTTCTAGTGTCAGAACCAGGTTTTTCACTTGTCACGGGACCACCTGAAGATCCAGTCTGCAAACTGAGACTTCCAGTACCATATCCTCCCTTAACTGCAGTCCTATAAATGGTCTTAGAAGCCCGGGGACTGATTGGTCCTGCTACATCTGGATCATACTGGCTGTAGAAACTGTGTTGCTC comes from Chanodichthys erythropterus isolate Z2021 chromosome 6, ASM2448905v1, whole genome shotgun sequence and encodes:
- the LOC137021503 gene encoding uncharacterized protein, whose protein sequence is MGEITMRILNLSWALLIILVHDSIVNAYDYNPKVDYVEQHSFYSQYDPDVAGPISPRASKTIYRTAVKGGYGTGSLSLQTGSSGGPVTSEKPGSDTRSQLQESQVASAGSGSLIDGSVGSAVSMGMSGYGLSQSASVHGIRVSHSSSVLMPLQQSDNSVPKPVQLASQIPLQTSNEPVAMPISQQLGQSVSQSGGQQQAQTSSETMAQSSSQQLAQASSQSAVDRRLLLKPQRGRPLQTDSKLLSGSKPVQNPSFGFFMPLQTNESLSQPSYQIVQRGSLLVSQQLAESSGQSMVQASGQQPVQAIVAVQPSRPPVQVSGQSAAQPSSQQAVQASNSFSQSSGQQPVQAINEAIAQPSSQPQAFGLSVVQPSSQQLAQASSQSVAQPSGPQEVQASSQSVAQPSSQPLPQVSDLSLSQPSSQPVQASGQSAAQTSRVQPAQASYQSVAQPSVLKPAQARYQSVARPSVLKPAQASYQSVAQPSVLQPAQAGYQSVAQPADQQPAQAGYQSVAQPADQQPAQAGYQSVAQPADQQPAQAGYQSVAQPADQQPAQAGYQSVAQPADQQPAQAGYQSVAQPADQQPAQASYQSVAQPADQQPAQASYQSMAQPADQQPAQASYQSVAQPSVLKPVQARYQFVAQPSVLKPAQARYQSVAQPSVLKPAQARYQSVAQPSVLKPAQARYQSVAQPSVLQPAQASYQSVAQPADQRPAQAGYQSVAQPADQQPAQAGYQSVAQPADQQPAQASYQSVAQPSVLKPVQARYQFVAQPSVLKPAQARYQSVAQSSVLKPAQARYQSVAQPSVLQPAQASYQSMFQHVQPQDAQASSKPSHASYQSVVQEESGQTVFKPVMSQGGQLYQIGSKLYSCQEFVSQPSYQLAAQPGQNGYRPPSIPSSPSLAQRIESVQASYQGPVKPGQPTYESMAQPSLQVPPRPLQSTLQSVFRPAQLPKQPSYQPPVLPSRQPLALKVQPSFLPPAKPGPSSYGSVSKPSGQPSRQMQQPGYQPLAWPGQEVYQPLVKPIQSSYGPSSKLETLRNVQPQILPSRQSLGQPSYSSQAMPVQSRYQSLSEKVSQSGYQMSSMAGQSGSQPEMLPSRQFLSPSGYSSLAMPVQSRYQVQSSYESASQPGFQTSMPGQSSYQSVSRSGSQALEQPSNLLSFESVSQSVQPGLLFPTPLNYQSVTGQNAPRPAQRRPHSSKSKFRLLQQ